ACCCCATTTCAGCTCAAAACGATCGGTTTCCGCATAAGCCATGACAGCAGCGGCAAGCATGGGAACCAGAGAGGCAATCCATATTCTGATCCCTGCGATTCGGCCAAGCCCCTTTAATATACGCTTCCATTCCATTTTAGTACCTCCAAAAACAAAATAACAAATTGAGGGAAAATAAGCAACAGAACGTTGAATTTTGAACTATAGGAGCTAATTATGGGTATAAGTAAAAGTAATGGCAAAGAAGTTTTTTCTCCCAGTTCGTCTGAAAACATGGTATACTTTTCTGAGAGATTTGTTAGGAGGGTATGATTTTGGATATTAAGAGTCTGGACTCTTTCGTTAAGGTTGCTGATGAGAAGAGTATTTCAAAGGTTGCCAATCAGCTTTACATCTCTCAGCCGGCATTGAGCCTGCAGATCAGGAAACTGGAGGAGTCCTTCGGACACAAGCTTTTGATCAGAACCAATAAAGGCGTCCAGCTCACCGATGCGGGCCATATTCTTGAGACCCATGCGAGAAGCATTCTGAAGATCTACAATCAGGCTTTTGAAGAAGTCAATAAGCTGTTTGGCGACAGGCAGGTGATTCGGATTGATTCCAATATCACCCTGGCTACCTACGCGCTGCCCTGTGCGGTCTATGTTGCCAAGTCTCAGCCTCAGTTTAAGGATTATTATCTGGATCTGACATTCAGCACAGTCAACCCTGTGGAAAAAAATATTATCAGCGGAATCAGTGATCTGGGATATGTTCACCAGAAAGGTGAGTATCAGGACATTAAGTATGTAAAGATCGGAACAGATAAGATGGTTCTGGTAGCCGCTTCGAACTTTCCTGTCCCGGACAGAATTACGGTAGAAGAGCTGAAGCAATATCATTTAATTAAACTCAATGACAAATTCAACGAAAGAAAGCTGCTGTCAGAGAGCCTCTGCTGCAGCCTGAAAGAATTTAATGTCGTTTTGGCACTGGACTCCACCGAATCCGTGAAGACCGCTGTCTTCAAGGAATTCGGCATGTCTTTCCTTCCCGAAAGCTCTGTCAGCAAGGAATTGCAGACAAGAATCCTGAAAGAGGTCGTGGTAGAAGATCTGTATGATGAATACCCGATCTATCTTTGCTACCTGAAAGAAAATGAGTATAATCCAAGACTTAAGCCTTTTCTAGACTATCTGAAGATGCGGAAGACCATGGATTTTTGCTGATCTTTTCCGGCTGACCCAACTTAAACCCTTTAAAAATAGCGGCTGGTACATCGTCTCTTAAATCCAGTTCCGTTAAAATACGCAGTACTAGGATTCTTGTAATACCCTTCTTAACGATGGAATAGATTATTATGATACTGAGGAAGCGCTGGTTCAATGGATGATGTTCTGATATGTGCACGGAACTCATCAGCACTTCCCAAACCAAGAAGGGGTGTTAATATGCTGATTTATACCGTAAAGCCCGGCGATGAGCTGGTGCAGCTTGCATCAGACTTTCAGGTGAGCCCGGAAATGATCATTGCGGTAAATGGCCTTCCCAATCCGTTCCGTCTATTGACGGGGCAGTCTCTCATCATACCCACTGCAGAACCGGAGATTCCTAAAACAGAAGCCAGTGTGAACGGCTATCTTTACTTTTTGGGAGAGAACGGAGTTCCGATTGTGAGGGAAACAGCACCATTCCTCACATCTGTGACGCCATTTTCTTACATTGTAAAGGAAAATGGAGGATTAAGGACTATAGATGACGAACCAATCATTGCTGCGGCCCTAGAGAATCAGGTAACGCCGGTTATGTGCATTACCAACTTTTCAGCCACCGTAAAAGGGCAAAATATTGCCAATGTCGTGCTGAATAATGAAGAATCCATTCAGAATCTGCTGAATAACATCATTTTTACGATGAAGTATAAGGGATACCAAGGGCTGAATATTGACTTTGAATATGTTCTTCCGGAAGACCGGGAAAACTACAATTCTTTTCTTGCACTGGCAGCAGACGCGCTCCATCGGGAGGGTTATTTTATTACAACTGCTGTTGCACCCAAGACGGGCCCTGACCAGAAAGGCTTGCTCTATGAGGCCATAGATTATCCTGTACATGGAATGCTCATGGATTATGTAATCCTGATGACCTATGAATGGGGCTATCGTTTTGGACCTCCTCAGGCAATCTCTCCTCTAAATCAAATCAAAAGAGTGCTGGATTATGCAGTAACGGTTATTCCACGCGAGAAGCTTTACTTTGGCTTTCAGATTTACGCCAGAGACTGGAAGCTTCCGCATATCCAGGGAAGAGAAGCGGAGACCATAAGCTGTCAGGCGGCTCTAGAACGGGCCGTATATTATGATGCGGTGATCCAATATGATGAATTGGCGGAATCGCCGTATTATCGATATCAAGATGAAGAGGGAAGAGAACATGAGGTATGGTTTGAGGATGCCAGAAGTGCGCAGGCAAAATTTAATGCAGTGAAGGAATACGGCTTGGAAGGGATCAGCTATTGGGTGCTGGGATATCCTTTTCCGCAGAATTGGACCCTGCTATATGAAAATTTTGATATTGTATCAAGTATAACCAGTACGATATAACCTTACATTTTGTTTGCCTATTTTCGCAGGCTGATCTTGAAATAATTTCTTTCGCTTAAAATTTAACATTGTATTCAATTGCCTCATTGACAATCGTCATAGTGAAAGATATATTATAAGGAAAGAATACAGATTTTTCCTTATTACCGTATTGCCTCAGTTTGAACGATTGAGGCTGATCCGCAGGATAGACCCGGAGCAGACAGATGACAAACACGAAGGAAGAATTATTATTACATATTAAGAGATTAGAGATGCTGCTTGACAGCCTTCCTTTTGATGTCTGGATGAAGGACAGGGAAGGCAGATATTTGTATGCAAACAAGAGTATTTCAGATGATACAGGGATACCGAAAGATGAGATCGTCGGGAAAAGCGCTATTGATCTTTATGAGAAAGTGGAAGCTGATTCCATTATAGCCAATGATAAGGCTATTCTGGAAGGACAGGAAAGCGGCTTTTTTATCTCTAGGCAGGATCAAGAGGTCTTTGAAGATTATAAAAGGATCGTTTATGACGAAAGCGGATCGCTGATGGGTCTGGTTGGATGCTCAAGGAATATCACACAGGAGGACAGGCTGCGGGATGAATTCGTTCGAAGTGAGGAGCAGTTCCGCACGATCTTTGAAGAAGCACCTCTTGGCATCGGGATCTTCGATTCAATAACTGGCAAAGCTGTTCAGCTGAATGAGCGCTTTGCTGAAATCGTAGGAAGGCGCAAAGATGAAGTTCTGAGTATGGATTGGGCTGACTACTCTCATCCTGATGAAGTTGAGGAAAACAGGTATAGAGTATCGTTGCTGCTGGAAGATAAAATTAGCGGGTTTTCCATGGAAAAGCGCTATGTCAGGCCAAATGGGGAAGAGGTTTGGGTGAACATGACAGTTAATCCCTTCCGCTCCTCGCATTTCCTCCCAACGCTCCATATGTGCATGATTGAAGATATCTCTGCCAGAAAGAAGGCTGAGGATGAGATTCTCTATCTCAGTTATTATGATCAGCTTACGGGTCTATATAACCGCAGATTTTATGAAGAAGAATTAAAAAGGATTAACACCACACGGAATCTTCCCATAACTTTGGTTCTTGCGGATGTCAACGGATTGAAATTGACAAATGACGCGTTCGGACATTCGCTGGGAGACAATCTTCTGAAGAAGATTTCTCAAATATTTAAAAAAGAATGCCGATCAGAGGATATGATTGCCAGAATCGGAGGAGATGAATTTGTGTTTTTGCTCCCAAAGACTGACGGAGCAGAAGCTAAGAAAATTATTGAGCGGATCAAAGCCGCCATATCAGACAAGAAAAAGGAACATCTCGTGTGCTCTGTCTCCTTTGGTTGGGCCACAAAGCATCATCAGAAAGAGGATATCCGGAAAATTTTCATGCAGGCTGAGGACTATATGTACCGGAACAAGCTATCGGAAAGTACAAGCATGCGGAATGAGACCATCAAGCTGATCACAAAAACACTTTATCAGAAAAATAAACGGGAGCAGCTTCACTGTGAACGAGTCGCAAAACTATGTGAACTGATCGGTAATGCGATGAAAATGAGCACAGATTCTGTTCGGGAGCTAAAGATGGCTGGATTGCTGCACGATATAGGAAAAATAGGCATTGACGAAGGGCTTTTAACGAAACGGGGGAAATTTACAGAGTCTGAATGGGCGGATATGAAACGTCACCCGGAAATTGGATATCATATACTGAGATCGGTAAATGAGTTTGCGCCCATTGCAGATTACGTGCTGCATCATCACGAAAGAGTGGATGGCACGGGATACCCAAGACAATTAAAAAACAGCGATATTCCTGCCCAGTCCAAGATTATCAGTATTGCGGATGCCTACGATGCTATGACAAGCCATCGCCCTTATCGGGATGACCGCAGTTTGTCCGAGGTAATTGCTGAATTGAAGAGAAGTGCAGGAACACAATTTGATGCAGAAATATTAAAAGTATTTATTGAGCAGATTCTAAAGCAGAGGGTCTGGAGACGTATGGACTAAGGGAAAAACTATATTGAAATAGAAAAAGAGAATCTCCCGGGGAACACTTCTTTCCGGGAGATTCTTTATTTTGTGGTTGCCCTCTCCGGGAAAGAGGTTGCCCGGGAGATTTTAATCATAGATCGATCTATGTTTTAATTGAAAGCATTATCATGCGATTTGCATCAATCCTCTACGAGAAAGCCGATTCCATCCAACTCTAGATTCTTTAGAAAAAAGTTTCTTTCGAGCCGGATTGTTACTGTTTCTTTTGCAGCCTCAATGGCTTTTGGAGACAGGAACAGTTCCATATCGTCAACGTGAAAAACCTTATGATTTGGATACGATTCGTTCTCCTTCAGAGGGCGAATATAAGGGGTGTAATACTTTTTTGATTTTCCGCAGCCACAGCCGGAGTTTGTCATATCAGGATTCATATCAATGAGCAGCCGGCGGATGCCGGATTTTTGCAGATATGCCTTTGCCTCCTGTTCAATTGCGATGTTCAAAATAACCACCTCCCTATGGGGACTGTCTGCTTTTAAGCGGTAGCCTCCTCTGATTTTTCTTCCTTTCCACCGTCTGCATAAGATTCGGAGATATAGTTCTCGTACTCCTTCTTGTTTCCGAGCATAATCAGCAGGCAGAGTACGATACCGACGGCCAGACCCCAGGCAGCGCCGCGGGTTGCAAGAACTGCACCCATAACGCCTGCAATTCCAAGATCATTGAAGGTTTTTGCCTTCATGACTCCAACTCGTACAGAAACGTAGCCCTGAATGAGCATTGTAGATGCCAGCGCGACACCTAATACTGGCTTGACGAGAGTGATGATGGGAAGCAGGAAGTATCCTGTCAGTGTACCGAAACGGAAGCTGCCTGCGCCGGAATTGATGGATTCCATGGCCTTCTCGCCATGCTTATATCGTTCGCATACAACAACCTGCATTGCAGCCCATAGTGGGCCGCACATGGTGATATCCGGTCCGAGGACGGACATGATGGTATTTCTGAGTCCGAATACGATATGGGATCTATTCGGATTGTAGTCTATCTTTTCATCAGGTCGGTATTTACCTGCATCTTCAAGAAGCGCCTGTGACTGAATCATATCGCCAAAGAGGATGACATAAGCAGAGAATACCATGGGAAAACCACTGATGAACATATGAAGCGGTGGGAAGCCGACTCCAAAGAAGGTCCACTCTCTGAAGAGCGTTCCAAAAGCAGGTATGGAGATACCCCATTCGATCACAGGCCATTCCGCTTCACCTACTAGGGGCGCCAGTACTACTGCTAGAAGAATGATGGGAAGGATCCCGAGATTGGATAGCGTTCTGGTAAAAATATTTCTTTTTGCAATACTTTTAAAGTGATTCGAAAACAATAGATAGAATGCAATACCGATACAGACGGTGATTGAAATAGGGAAGGTATCAAAGCGCTGACCTTCTTTAAAGATAACCATGACTGCGGCAAAACCTGAGCCGAGGATTAAGCCAGCCTGCATTGCATTGGGAACCAGGGAAATGATCTTCTTTCCAAGACCTGTAATACCTAAAATAATTGCTAGAATTCCAAGTGTTAATTCAAAGGCGATTAACGCCTGAACTCTTTCTGCCCCCATTTCAAACTCACTGACGTAAAGCATCAGAAGCGGGATTGCAGGGGTGACCCATCCAGGTACTACGGGATCACCTAAAAATACGTGCAGACAATAAAGAATTCCATTTAGAACAACAACTGCCAGGGCTACCTCGAAAGGCATTCCCAGATACTCCTGCAGCATGGGAATTGCGCTGAGACAAACGGCGCACATCAAAAGCCCTTGAACATAGTCAGCCACCTCAAAACGGTAGTGGACAAATGGGACTCTGATCTTGAACGGCCCTGCAGGCAGATGGGGCTGTTCTTTTCCATACTCTCTTTTGATTGACATAAATTTTCCTCCTTATTAAAGATAGATAAGACTAGGATTCTGTAACGCCTAATACCTTGCATAGTTTTAAGTGATTACAGAGCATTAACTTTTACGCTAATCACAGAAAAGAAAAGAGCAAGAACAGTGCCAACGTTGAAATTTAAATGGGCTGATGAAAGTAGGGTAAATAATTTATCTAAATTGTGCACAAACGCACAGAAAATAAGGTGTTGGTGGAATCGAGAACGTTCGTTATCGCTCAATTCAACCTTGGTTCCAAAAAGGGGTAGGCAAAACTTTGGAAGTATGCAATACTAGAAATGGATAGCGCCCTGTCAAACAGCATCCCGCTGAACGGCAGCACACTGCACCACTGGAGCGATAGCGGCTGCAGCACTGGCGTAGGAGATAAGATAATTGTAGAACGTAGAAAGAAGGGATCAAACCATGGAAGCGCAAATATTGGGACTTCCTGCAGAAACCTGGCTGATTATCGGCGGACTCTATTTTGTTGCGACTTTCCTTCCTACCATCATTGCCATTATTGCGCGACGCAGGGAAAGGAAGAAAAAGGATGAGTAGAGTCATAATCTATATGATCTATTTTACCCTCTACACTGTTGTGTTGCTGTTTTGGGGAAAAAGCGGTTTTAAAAAGACGAATACCATCAAGGACTTCTGCGTGGCGGGAAACAGCTTGGGCTTGTTTATTAGTGTTTCGACATTTACGGCGACGCTCTTTAGTGCGGTTTCCATGCAAAGCGTAACAGGTTCTGTCTATCAATTCGGCTACTCCACCATTCTGTACTCTGTAATCGGCTGGCTGCTTGGCGGGTCCTGCCTCATCTTTGTGGCATACAAGATCAAAGAATACGATATCGTGACCGTATCTGATTATCTGAGGATACGATATCACAGCAGAAACTATCAAGCTTTTACAGGTGCTGTCACGGTGATCTGTTATATTCTTTATATCATCATACAAATTAAGGGTTTTGGAATTGTTGTCTCAGAGTTGCTGGACATCAATTACAATATTGCGATTCTTTTGATCTACCTTTTTATCGTCTATACTGGGTTCGGTGGACTTTTCTCTGTGGCGAAGACCGATGCACTCAATATCATTCTGGTTCTGGCAGGCGTTTTACTGGTGGCGGGTAACATATTATTTGAGCTTGGGGGGATTACTGCAATTCATAAAGAGGTTGGCATGATTACTGGCGGCGCATCTTTGGATCCAACGACGGGAGGTCTATTCAGCCCTATTATGATTATAACCACGGGTATGGCCTGGGGTCTGGGAACGGCCGCTAATCCCCAGTATATTATCAGAATCTCATCTGCCAAGGATAAAAAAACGGGAATTATGATGATCTGTATCGCGGTGTATCTTCTCAGTCTTATCTATTTAGGGTTGATGGTAATCGGGATGGGCTCCCGGGTCATGGCGCCTACCATTGATTCGGTTCAATCTGTGGATGAAATTCTGGCATATATCATCAACACGAAACTATATGCGTACACAAGCGGAGTAATGTTCATCAGCATCATTGCTGCTGCTATCTCCACAGCTAACTCGCAACTTCTGCTGCTGTCAAGCAGCTTTACCTATGATATCTACATCAATCTTTTTAAACGGGAAATTTCTAACGAACGGTTTTTGAATATCAATCGGGTCATTATATTTATCGCCGGTACGGTATCCCTTTTGTTGTCGATACAGCCTTTGGAAACGCTGCTCATCTATGGAAGCTATATTTGGAGTATCGTGGCAGTGACCTTCCTGTGCCCGCTTTACGGTGGTTTATACTGGAAAAGAGCCACCAGACAGGGCGCTGTATTTTCTTCTGCAGGAGGAATTCTGGCGGTACTTTTCTTTTACCTTGCAACCCATGGAGGAGTTTTGAAAACGGAGGTACACCCTGTGCTTCCGAGTATTCTGCTTTCGATGGCCATTTTCTATGTTGTAAGCGTTCGCACATACAGGCCGCAGGAAGGGTAATATGAGATTAAAGCTTGATATTGAAAATAAAATCCTAATCCCATTTATGATTCTGGCCATATTACCCATCACGATCTTGGGTATTGTTTCCTATTGGAATGGTTATCAACTGCTCTTTCATGACCGGCTGCAAAGCCGAGAGGAGCTGTTGGGAGAGGCGCTGGCATATATTGAGATGATTGATAGCAGGGTGCTGGAGGGGGAAGTTTCCCTTGCTGATGGCAAAGAGGAAGCTGAAACAATTTTTCGAAATATGAAACGGAGCAATCTGATTCTGCTCGAGGGAGATCGATTCCTGATTGGAGATGAAACCAGCCTAGATCAATCTGTAAGAAAAAAAATCCTGGAATCAAAGGCGGCGTTTGTTGATGCTGGAAATCACCGGTATCTGTTGCGACACTACGATAAATGGAATTGGACCCTCGTAATGAGCATCAGCAAATCCATCTTTTTGGAGGAGCTTATTGCTATTCAGAAATATACGCTGCTTTTGACGATCATCTTTTTGGTGCTTTCCATGCAGTCTATCATTTTCATAGCTCATCATATTTCCAAGCCCATCAAGTATTTTGCAGAGGTATGCAGAAAAGTCGAGCTTGGTAATTTAAAGGTAAAGGTGGATCTGAATCGAGGAGACGAAATAGGCATCCTGGCTAGTTCTTTCAATCACATGATCGACCAGATGAATACAAGCACGGAAAAGCTCATTGAAATGACAAAATTCAATGAGGATATCTTAAAAAATATCGATATTGGAATTATGACCACAGATAGAGGAGGACGGCTCCTGACATTGAATCGATCAGGAAAAGAGATTCTAAAGCGATATCAAG
This genomic window from Clostridiales bacterium contains:
- a CDS encoding diguanylate cyclase; amino-acid sequence: MTNTKEELLLHIKRLEMLLDSLPFDVWMKDREGRYLYANKSISDDTGIPKDEIVGKSAIDLYEKVEADSIIANDKAILEGQESGFFISRQDQEVFEDYKRIVYDESGSLMGLVGCSRNITQEDRLRDEFVRSEEQFRTIFEEAPLGIGIFDSITGKAVQLNERFAEIVGRRKDEVLSMDWADYSHPDEVEENRYRVSLLLEDKISGFSMEKRYVRPNGEEVWVNMTVNPFRSSHFLPTLHMCMIEDISARKKAEDEILYLSYYDQLTGLYNRRFYEEELKRINTTRNLPITLVLADVNGLKLTNDAFGHSLGDNLLKKISQIFKKECRSEDMIARIGGDEFVFLLPKTDGAEAKKIIERIKAAISDKKKEHLVCSVSFGWATKHHQKEDIRKIFMQAEDYMYRNKLSESTSMRNETIKLITKTLYQKNKREQLHCERVAKLCELIGNAMKMSTDSVRELKMAGLLHDIGKIGIDEGLLTKRGKFTESEWADMKRHPEIGYHILRSVNEFAPIADYVLHHHERVDGTGYPRQLKNSDIPAQSKIISIADAYDAMTSHRPYRDDRSLSEVIAELKRSAGTQFDAEILKVFIEQILKQRVWRRMD
- a CDS encoding LysR family transcriptional regulator; its protein translation is MILDIKSLDSFVKVADEKSISKVANQLYISQPALSLQIRKLEESFGHKLLIRTNKGVQLTDAGHILETHARSILKIYNQAFEEVNKLFGDRQVIRIDSNITLATYALPCAVYVAKSQPQFKDYYLDLTFSTVNPVEKNIISGISDLGYVHQKGEYQDIKYVKIGTDKMVLVAASNFPVPDRITVEELKQYHLIKLNDKFNERKLLSESLCCSLKEFNVVLALDSTESVKTAVFKEFGMSFLPESSVSKELQTRILKEVVVEDLYDEYPIYLCYLKENEYNPRLKPFLDYLKMRKTMDFC
- a CDS encoding LysM peptidoglycan-binding domain-containing protein, with the protein product MLIYTVKPGDELVQLASDFQVSPEMIIAVNGLPNPFRLLTGQSLIIPTAEPEIPKTEASVNGYLYFLGENGVPIVRETAPFLTSVTPFSYIVKENGGLRTIDDEPIIAAALENQVTPVMCITNFSATVKGQNIANVVLNNEESIQNLLNNIIFTMKYKGYQGLNIDFEYVLPEDRENYNSFLALAADALHREGYFITTAVAPKTGPDQKGLLYEAIDYPVHGMLMDYVILMTYEWGYRFGPPQAISPLNQIKRVLDYAVTVIPREKLYFGFQIYARDWKLPHIQGREAETISCQAALERAVYYDAVIQYDELAESPYYRYQDEEGREHEVWFEDARSAQAKFNAVKEYGLEGISYWVLGYPFPQNWTLLYENFDIVSSITSTI
- a CDS encoding sodium:solute symporter family protein, whose amino-acid sequence is MSRVIIYMIYFTLYTVVLLFWGKSGFKKTNTIKDFCVAGNSLGLFISVSTFTATLFSAVSMQSVTGSVYQFGYSTILYSVIGWLLGGSCLIFVAYKIKEYDIVTVSDYLRIRYHSRNYQAFTGAVTVICYILYIIIQIKGFGIVVSELLDINYNIAILLIYLFIVYTGFGGLFSVAKTDALNIILVLAGVLLVAGNILFELGGITAIHKEVGMITGGASLDPTTGGLFSPIMIITTGMAWGLGTAANPQYIIRISSAKDKKTGIMMICIAVYLLSLIYLGLMVIGMGSRVMAPTIDSVQSVDEILAYIINTKLYAYTSGVMFISIIAAAISTANSQLLLLSSSFTYDIYINLFKREISNERFLNINRVIIFIAGTVSLLLSIQPLETLLIYGSYIWSIVAVTFLCPLYGGLYWKRATRQGAVFSSAGGILAVLFFYLATHGGVLKTEVHPVLPSILLSMAIFYVVSVRTYRPQEG